One window from the genome of Microcebus murinus isolate Inina chromosome X, M.murinus_Inina_mat1.0, whole genome shotgun sequence encodes:
- the LOC142865906 gene encoding melanoma-associated antigen B1-like: MPRGHKSKLRAREKRRQARGEPQGLEAAEAIAAGGEEAPSSSSAVSEGASQSAAAAGIPGKSESAQATCSSAAAVSGTRAEQGAQGQDGERPSGVLPSSESSTKDPLAKKVGVLVQFLLEKYKMKEPIMKADMLKIVTKRYKEHFPEILRKTTLRLELVFGLDLKEVDPRGRSFELVSKLHLSSDTGMSEDGFPKNGLLMPLLSLIFMNGDRASEEEIWEFLNDLGLYEGREHFIYGEPRKLITKDLVQEKYLEYRLVPNSDPPCYEFLWGSKAHAETSMTKVLEFLAKVIKTVPRTFQSPNEEALKDEEGPSQTRVGARATSGSSSQP, encoded by the coding sequence ATGCCTCGTGGTCACAAGAGTAAGCTCCGGGCCCGTGAGAAACGCCGCCAGGCTCGAGGTGAACCCCAAGGTCTCGAGGCTGCTGAAGCCATTGCAGCAGGGGGAGAAGAggccccatcctcctcctctgctgtTAGTGAGGGTGCTTCCCAGAGCGCCGCTGCCGCAGGCATTCCTGGGAAGTCGGAGAGTGCCCAAGCCACCTGCTCTTCTGCTGCAGCTGTTTCAGGCACCCGGGCTGAGCAAGGTGCCCAGGGCCAAGATGGGGAACGTCCAAGCGGCGTCCTGCCCTCCTCTGAGAGCTCAACGAAAGACCCCCTGGCCAAGAAGGTGGGCGTGTTGGTGCAGTTTCTGctggaaaagtataaaatgaaagagCCCATCATGAAGGCTGACATGCTGAAGATTGTCACCAAGAGGTACAAGGAGCACTTCCCCGAAATCCTCCGGAAAACCACTTTGCGCCTGGAGCTGGTGTTTGGCCTTGATCTAAAGGAGGTCGACCCCAGAGGTCGCTCCTTTGAGCTCGTCAGCAAGCTGCACCTTTCCAGCGACACGGGCATGAGCGAAGACGGCTTCCCCAAGAACGGGCTCCTGATGCCTCTTCTGAGCCTGATCTTCATGAATGGCGACCGTGCCTCTGAGGAAGAGATATGGGAATTCCTGAATGACTTGGGGCTATATGAAGGGAGGGAGCATTTCATCTATGGGGAGCCCAGGAAGCTGATCACCAAAGATTTGGTGCAGGAGAAGTATCTGGAATACCGACTGGTGCCCAACAGTGATCCTCCATGCTATGAGTTTCTGTGGGGTTCTAAGGCCCATGCTGAAACCAGCATGACGAAAGTCCTAGAGTTTTTGGCCAAGGTCATTAAAACCGTTCCCAGAACCTTCCAGTCCCCAAATGAGGAGGCTTTGAAAGATGAGGAAGGGCCATCCCAAACCAGAGTTGGCGCCAGGGCCACCTCTGGGAGTTCCTCCCAACCCTAG